In Rutidosis leptorrhynchoides isolate AG116_Rl617_1_P2 chromosome 2, CSIRO_AGI_Rlap_v1, whole genome shotgun sequence, one genomic interval encodes:
- the LOC139889730 gene encoding uncharacterized protein has translation MELIIMTTVMKVINNNELNEDETEAAVQNPQRNSRVARKRGPTSMPKVWNQKPGCLINIEVNSHCQPINENSSKLTHALGTIARSCKHFPIYLPWTKVSSDNKQEMLQHLRTKFVIPKHANTWMLKSIGKKVKNRRARLKNKYWDSDKSFKKQVKSRPPEMQRDHWKLLVTYWNNERIKELSTKNNANRAKKEMVQLTGKKSYARICAEIKAKEGKPPTRMAMFRRCFSRGGNTKSDAAKIVITNIDELAKTLLEGSTDKPGLNDVFSKVMGNNKYGASDMYGLGVQASDLWDKLPSRNVVCMENIQLKSENKEFTEENVHLKEQLASKNGSVVEDSIMPQGLTVVNVALLLKIGDDWCAVHLQHVLKKGADVVRPFDLIKKVEDATCVTISWPSTFISVVPLN, from the exons ATGGAACTTATAATTATGACGACGGTGATGA AAGTAATTAACAATAATGAGCTTAATGAAGATGAGACAGAAGCTGCCGTTCAGAATCCACAAAGAAACA GTCGAGTGGCAAGAAAGAGGGGACCTACAAGTATGCCCAAAGTTTGGAATCAAAAACCTGGTTGTCTAATTAATATTGAAGTTAATAGCCACTGTCAACCTATAAATGAAAATTCTAGTAAACTCACCCATGCCCTGGGAACCATTGCAAGGAGTTGCAAGCATTTTCCAATTTATTTACCATGGACTAAAGTTTCTTCTGACAATAAGCAAGAGATGCTTCAACATTTAAGG ACAAAGTTTGTTATTCCCAAACATGCTAATACTTGGATGCTCAAATCAATTGGGAAGAAAGTGAAAAACAGGAGGGCAAGATTAAAGAACAAATACTGGGATTCAGATAAATCATTTAAGAAGCAAGTAAAATCAAGGCCTCCAGAAATGCAGAGAGATCATTGGAAGCTACTTGTAACTTATTGGAATAATGAAAGGATTAAG GAGCTAAGTACGAAAAATAATGCAAATCGGGCCAAAAAGGAAATGGTGCAACTGACCGGTAAAAAGAGTTATGCACGTATATGTGCGGAGATAAAG gCTAAAGAGGGAAAACCTCCAACTCGAATGGCTATGTTTCGAAGATGTTTTTCCAGAGGAGGCAATACTAAAAGTGATGCAGCTAAAATCGTAATT ACAAACATAGATGAGCTAGCTAAAACACTGCTTGAAGGTTCAACTGATAAGCCTGGTCTAAATGATGTTTTTTCCAAAGTTATGGGTAACAATAAATATGGTGCATCGGATATGTATGGATTAGGTGTTCAAGCTTCTGATCTTTGGGATAAATTACCAAGTCGTAATGTTGTTTGTATGGAGAACATTCAACTCAAGTCAGAGAACAAAGAATTTACTGAAGAAAATGTACATCTAAAAGAACAATTGGCAAGTAAGAATGGTTCAGTTGTTGAAGATAGCATAATGCCACAGGGACTCACTGTAGTAAATGTAGCTCTACTTCTTAAG ATTGGAGATGATTGGTGTGCGGTACACCTTCAACATGTCCTTAAAAAAGGTGCTGATGTGGTTAGGCCATTTGATCTCATTAAGAAAGTTGAAGACGCTACATGCGTAACTATCTCGTGGCCTTCTACGTTCATATCG GTGGTACCCTTGAATTAA